A genomic region of Zea mays cultivar B73 chromosome 6, Zm-B73-REFERENCE-NAM-5.0, whole genome shotgun sequence contains the following coding sequences:
- the LOC103629045 gene encoding uncharacterized protein isoform X2 has translation MDSPRGAALSLSLTEENVQLLFGRGVSPTNEMTAPRCEEEDWSLACIGQDDRVTFGTSGNCNPSEYVDWDSIEVEDRWTEEGRQNVTSEQALYIQLGLHNEDVFESAQREEESARHVRWSNRDFLDGEASAAIPCSDSVVDEERIVYDMNNPVKKKTFLNFPSGNFPSHHRAKLRKKPS, from the exons ATGGACTCTCCACGAG GTGCGGCATTGTCTCTGTCTCTGACTGAAGAAAATGTGCAATTGTTGTTCGGCCGTGGCGTGTCGCCAACCAATGAAATGACTGCACCGCGCTGCGAAGAGGAAGATTGGAGTTTAGCTTGTATTGGCCAGGACGATCGCGTCACATTTGGTACCTCG GGAAATTGTAATCCAAGTGAATATGTTGATTGGGATTCAATCGAAGTTGAAGACAGGTGGACCGAGGAAGGAAGACAGAATGTTACTAGTGAACAAGCATTGTATATCCAGCTGGGTTTGCATAATGAGGATGTGTTTGAATCTGCTCAAAGGGAAGAAGAATCAGCTCGTCATGTTAGATGGAGTAATAGAGACTTTTTGGATGGTGAAGCATCAGCTGCCATTCCATGTTCTGATTCTGTGGTAGATGAGGAACGGATTGTTTATGACATGAACAATCCTGTTAAGAAAAAAACCTTCTTAAATTTTCCTTCAGGCAATTTTCCTTCGCATCACAGGGCTAAGTTAAGAAAAAAACCTTCTTAA
- the LOC103629045 gene encoding uncharacterized protein isoform X1: protein MDSPRGIDNVVVGAALSLSLTEENVQLLFGRGVSPTNEMTAPRCEEEDWSLACIGQDDRVTFGTSGNCNPSEYVDWDSIEVEDRWTEEGRQNVTSEQALYIQLGLHNEDVFESAQREEESARHVRWSNRDFLDGEASAAIPCSDSVVDEERIVYDMNNPVKKKTFLNFPSGNFPSHHRAKLRKKPS, encoded by the exons ATGGACTCTCCACGAG GGATTGATAACGTTGTAGTAGGTGCGGCATTGTCTCTGTCTCTGACTGAAGAAAATGTGCAATTGTTGTTCGGCCGTGGCGTGTCGCCAACCAATGAAATGACTGCACCGCGCTGCGAAGAGGAAGATTGGAGTTTAGCTTGTATTGGCCAGGACGATCGCGTCACATTTGGTACCTCG GGAAATTGTAATCCAAGTGAATATGTTGATTGGGATTCAATCGAAGTTGAAGACAGGTGGACCGAGGAAGGAAGACAGAATGTTACTAGTGAACAAGCATTGTATATCCAGCTGGGTTTGCATAATGAGGATGTGTTTGAATCTGCTCAAAGGGAAGAAGAATCAGCTCGTCATGTTAGATGGAGTAATAGAGACTTTTTGGATGGTGAAGCATCAGCTGCCATTCCATGTTCTGATTCTGTGGTAGATGAGGAACGGATTGTTTATGACATGAACAATCCTGTTAAGAAAAAAACCTTCTTAAATTTTCCTTCAGGCAATTTTCCTTCGCATCACAGGGCTAAGTTAAGAAAAAAACCTTCTTAA